In Campylobacter mucosalis, a single window of DNA contains:
- a CDS encoding autotransporter outer membrane beta-barrel domain-containing protein, with protein MKFSKIACVALLSASISTVALAQPNQNVANLIKNKESELVRTAAYNKILKAVNELGSIYGELSKWTGDKGTSDTDINTKIYKALEVIKTEKTKITESGSIQLDGKDGSTLTIDEHGVIKLKITGGDNTAVDNGGQEIAISLDEFKNSGNIHDKINAMFAENNKDVWESFVEQFKEKHNEKKEERESAIDSAVENIIKQYDTIDEKDDQYKAFVVNKDFILNKIQNDVKEGQANVTEKQKELNQAIAGVKKDTLTLRSTDKKAIEKQSTDIGALTDKLTKAKDQGGNADSDIKAKADALIAAIDAGVKLQTKANNGKLLTKEDVNKIVAGTATATDFDGQQTDLTDNTKKANVLNALIGENNNAGAQKAVEAAKTEIGKVTGAVAAVTHAESELSEINEFMAKANKVIAEVTSSSDIAGDKLGALKKAITEKKPDQIAKAQQELKNAANARATGVTKVANLEEKQGEVLGSFTDTVLANDTVKSIVTSYNAKELADTAKALNTSIEQSQRSQNKGTSTDIIMFNTGLATNTRLAKLSNPFNADLALAQAINELEGETFADAGDSLSSVIKEYTNRFNHDNNLWGNIFGGKGKIKDSANPSIWGVTLGYDKAFDNTIVGGFINYAKVQSKDSQVRSESDNYSFGVYSRSYFDQSEIDAKIGYGFGRNELSRHAMDSKIGTSTGKYDSKFFDVDVEYGYVFGLGNAMFIKPIAGLSYTHIKHDGFTEDGNVPAIFGNTTLKTLKAKLGSEFRVYTDNAGYFYITPGVERELSKSANDLSVKFVGSSKDVVFDADKKKNTYITLKTGAEFKITNNLSTNINFGAKAKAKEQYYNGTLGVSYKF; from the coding sequence ATGAAATTTTCAAAGATTGCATGTGTTGCACTTTTAAGTGCTAGTATATCTACGGTTGCGTTGGCTCAACCAAATCAAAATGTGGCAAATCTAATTAAGAACAAAGAGAGTGAATTAGTTAGAACAGCTGCTTATAATAAAATTCTTAAAGCCGTAAATGAGTTGGGTAGTATTTACGGTGAACTAAGCAAATGGACCGGAGACAAAGGTACTTCTGATACTGATATAAATACAAAAATTTATAAAGCTCTTGAAGTGATAAAAACTGAAAAAACCAAAATTACAGAAAGTGGATCTATCCAACTAGATGGCAAAGATGGTTCAACATTAACAATAGATGAACATGGAGTTATAAAATTAAAAATAACAGGCGGTGATAACACAGCGGTTGATAATGGTGGTCAAGAAATAGCTATATCTCTTGATGAGTTTAAAAATAGCGGCAACATTCATGATAAGATAAATGCTATGTTTGCAGAAAATAACAAAGATGTTTGGGAATCGTTTGTAGAACAATTTAAAGAAAAGCACAATGAAAAAAAAGAGGAAAGAGAGAGTGCTATAGACAGTGCTGTGGAAAATATTATAAAACAATATGACACAATAGATGAAAAAGACGATCAATACAAAGCATTTGTTGTAAATAAAGATTTTATACTAAATAAAATCCAAAATGATGTAAAAGAAGGACAAGCTAATGTCACAGAAAAACAAAAAGAATTAAACCAAGCAATAGCAGGTGTAAAAAAAGATACGCTAACACTTCGTAGCACAGACAAAAAAGCAATTGAAAAGCAATCAACTGATATTGGTGCACTTACAGATAAATTGACTAAAGCAAAAGATCAAGGTGGTAATGCCGATTCAGATATTAAAGCAAAAGCCGACGCATTAATAGCTGCCATAGATGCAGGTGTAAAGCTGCAAACTAAAGCAAACAATGGCAAGCTGCTAACCAAAGAAGACGTTAATAAGATTGTTGCTGGCACTGCGACTGCGACTGATTTTGATGGTCAACAAACTGACTTAACAGACAACACAAAAAAAGCTAATGTTCTAAACGCACTTATAGGTGAGAATAACAATGCTGGTGCTCAAAAGGCAGTAGAAGCTGCAAAAACCGAGATAGGTAAAGTAACAGGTGCAGTAGCAGCTGTAACACACGCGGAGTCTGAACTTTCTGAAATAAATGAATTTATGGCTAAGGCAAACAAAGTTATTGCAGAAGTCACTAGCAGTTCAGATATTGCAGGAGATAAACTAGGAGCCCTCAAGAAAGCCATAACAGAGAAGAAACCTGACCAAATCGCAAAAGCCCAACAAGAACTAAAAAACGCAGCTAATGCTCGTGCAACAGGTGTAACAAAGGTTGCAAACCTAGAAGAGAAACAAGGTGAAGTATTAGGATCATTTACTGATACTGTCTTAGCAAATGATACTGTAAAATCTATAGTAACCTCATATAATGCAAAAGAACTTGCTGATACTGCAAAAGCACTAAACACATCAATAGAGCAAAGCCAACGATCACAGAACAAAGGTACATCTACTGATATCATAATGTTTAATACAGGACTTGCTACAAACACTCGCTTAGCAAAACTATCAAACCCATTTAATGCAGACCTAGCACTAGCACAAGCTATTAATGAGCTAGAAGGAGAAACATTTGCTGATGCTGGTGATAGTCTATCAAGTGTAATAAAAGAGTATACAAATAGATTTAACCATGATAATAACCTATGGGGTAATATCTTTGGTGGTAAAGGTAAAATAAAAGACTCTGCTAATCCAAGCATTTGGGGTGTAACACTAGGTTATGATAAAGCATTTGATAACACTATAGTTGGTGGATTTATCAACTATGCAAAAGTACAATCAAAAGATTCACAAGTAAGAAGTGAATCTGATAACTATAGCTTTGGTGTATATTCAAGAAGCTACTTTGATCAAAGCGAGATAGATGCTAAGATTGGATATGGATTTGGAAGAAATGAACTAAGCAGACATGCAATGGATTCTAAGATAGGTACTTCAACAGGAAAGTATGATAGTAAATTCTTTGATGTAGATGTTGAGTATGGTTATGTATTTGGTTTAGGTAATGCTATGTTTATTAAACCTATAGCAGGTCTATCATATACTCATATTAAACATGATGGCTTTACAGAAGATGGTAATGTTCCTGCTATATTTGGTAATACAACTCTAAAGACACTAAAAGCAAAACTTGGTAGTGAGTTTAGAGTATATACTGATAATGCAGGCTACTTTTATATAACTCCTGGTGTAGAAAGAGAACTTAGTAAGAGTGCAAATGACCTTAGTGTAAAATTTGTAGGTTCTAGTAAAGATGTAGTGTTTGATGCTGATAAGAAAAAGAATACATACATTACTCTTAAGACTGGTGCTGAGTTTAAGATTACAAACAATCTAAGCACAAACATTAACTTTGGTGCAAAAGCTAAAGCAAAAGAACAATACTACAATGGAACACTTGGAGTTTCTTATAAATTCTAA
- a CDS encoding autotransporter outer membrane beta-barrel domain-containing protein — protein MKFSKIACVALLSASISTVALADNDQLTGLLSAKNYQATKEAAYQNIMKAIKDLQNIKYANLKNWNGDAAGDGKNGLSAELNTKIYNALKTIKDNKENIKGLEKLEVASGTSKLTIETNGDIKLIITEDSGKHTAVNNGGSDAITLTLEDFKSGSGQNNDKIEKMFADNNKDVWDKFIEEFIKEHNRLKASRDSEINTEALNLVKAAGGVVDPDDQYSAFIENKSTIDNAIKADIAAKEKAVTDAQGKVDEAVKKVVADNLNLLRKDNAGIIKQAEAINALAKQLDDAKPLESKQENNIQKATALKAAIDAGVKLKRKNAEATLLTKDDIDAILAGGAGKVKVVAGDFDGNANDLTGDANIGTVLNALIGEVGVSGALQAKEIAKTEIEKITQEIEKVDTANGELKKSNKLMTDTDKTIATITSSEEIAFFKSTALDNVIQNKQSDQIAKAQQELKNAANARATGVTKVANLEEKQGEVLGSFTDTVLANDTVKSIVTSYNAKELADTAKALNTSIEQSQRSQNKGTSTDIIMFNTGLATNTRLAKLSNPFNADLALAQAINELEGETFADAGDSLSSVIKEYTNRFNHDNNLWGNIFGGKGKIKDSANPSIWGVTLGYDKAFDNTIVGGFINYAKVQSKDSQVRSESDNYSFGVYSRSYFDQSEIDAKIGYGFGRNELSRHAMDSKIGTSTGKYDSKFFDVDVEYGYVFGLGNAMFIKPIAGLSYTHIKHDGFTEDGNVPAIFGNTTLKTLKAKLGSEFRVYTDNAGYFYITPGVERELSKSANDLSVKFVGSSKDVVFDADKKKNTYITLKTGAEFKITNNLSTNINFGAKAKAKEQYYNGTLGVSYKF, from the coding sequence ATGAAATTTTCAAAGATTGCATGTGTTGCACTTTTAAGTGCTAGTATATCTACGGTTGCATTGGCTGATAATGATCAGCTAACTGGGTTGCTTAGTGCAAAAAATTACCAAGCAACAAAAGAGGCTGCTTATCAAAATATTATGAAAGCCATAAAGGATTTACAAAACATAAAGTATGCCAACTTAAAAAACTGGAATGGTGATGCAGCTGGAGACGGTAAAAATGGTCTCTCAGCAGAGCTAAATACAAAAATTTACAATGCATTAAAAACCATCAAAGACAATAAGGAGAATATTAAAGGTCTTGAAAAACTTGAAGTGGCAAGTGGCACCTCAAAACTAACAATAGAGACAAATGGAGATATAAAATTAATTATAACTGAGGATAGTGGCAAACACACAGCAGTTAATAATGGTGGCTCTGATGCGATAACTTTAACTCTTGAAGATTTTAAAAGTGGTAGCGGTCAAAATAATGACAAAATAGAAAAGATGTTTGCTGACAACAATAAAGATGTTTGGGATAAATTTATAGAAGAATTTATAAAAGAACACAATAGGTTAAAAGCTAGTAGAGACTCAGAAATAAATACAGAAGCATTAAATCTTGTAAAAGCTGCTGGTGGCGTGGTTGATCCAGATGATCAGTACTCAGCATTCATTGAAAATAAAAGCACTATAGATAATGCTATTAAAGCAGACATAGCCGCAAAAGAAAAAGCTGTTACAGATGCTCAAGGTAAAGTAGATGAAGCGGTAAAAAAAGTAGTTGCAGATAATTTAAATCTACTAAGAAAAGACAATGCAGGGATAATTAAACAAGCGGAGGCTATTAACGCACTTGCAAAACAGCTAGATGATGCAAAACCTTTAGAATCAAAACAAGAAAATAACATACAAAAAGCAACAGCATTAAAAGCAGCCATAGATGCAGGTGTAAAACTTAAAAGAAAAAATGCAGAAGCTACACTTCTAACTAAAGATGACATTGATGCTATTCTTGCTGGTGGTGCTGGTAAGGTAAAAGTGGTTGCAGGTGATTTTGATGGTAATGCAAATGATTTAACAGGAGATGCCAATATAGGAACGGTTCTAAATGCCCTTATAGGTGAAGTTGGTGTTAGTGGCGCTCTGCAGGCAAAAGAAATAGCAAAAACAGAAATAGAAAAAATAACGCAAGAGATAGAAAAAGTAGACACAGCAAACGGCGAACTTAAAAAATCTAACAAACTTATGACTGACACAGATAAAACTATTGCGACAATTACTAGTAGCGAAGAAATAGCGTTTTTTAAATCTACCGCACTAGATAATGTTATACAAAATAAACAATCTGACCAAATCGCAAAAGCCCAACAAGAACTAAAAAACGCAGCTAATGCTCGTGCAACAGGTGTAACAAAGGTTGCAAACCTAGAAGAGAAACAAGGTGAAGTATTAGGATCATTTACTGATACTGTCTTAGCAAATGATACTGTAAAATCTATAGTAACCTCATATAATGCAAAAGAACTTGCTGATACTGCAAAAGCACTAAACACATCAATAGAGCAAAGCCAACGATCACAGAACAAAGGTACATCTACTGATATCATAATGTTTAATACAGGACTTGCTACAAACACTCGCTTAGCAAAACTATCAAACCCATTTAATGCAGACCTAGCACTAGCACAAGCTATTAATGAGCTAGAAGGAGAAACATTTGCTGATGCTGGTGATAGTCTATCAAGTGTAATAAAAGAGTATACAAATAGATTTAACCATGATAATAACCTATGGGGTAATATCTTTGGTGGTAAAGGTAAAATAAAAGACTCTGCTAATCCAAGCATTTGGGGTGTAACACTAGGTTATGATAAAGCATTTGATAACACTATAGTTGGTGGATTTATCAACTATGCAAAAGTACAATCAAAAGATTCACAAGTAAGAAGTGAATCTGATAACTATAGCTTTGGTGTATATTCAAGAAGCTACTTTGATCAAAGCGAGATAGATGCTAAGATTGGATATGGATTTGGAAGAAATGAACTAAGCAGACATGCAATGGATTCTAAGATAGGTACTTCAACAGGAAAGTATGATAGTAAATTCTTTGATGTAGATGTTGAGTATGGTTATGTATTTGGTTTAGGTAATGCTATGTTTATTAAACCTATAGCAGGTCTATCATATACTCATATTAAACATGATGGCTTTACAGAAGATGGTAATGTTCCTGCTATATTTGGTAATACAACTCTAAAGACACTAAAAGCAAAACTTGGTAGTGAGTTTAGAGTATATACTGATAATGCAGGCTACTTTTATATAACTCCTGGTGTAGAAAGAGAACTTAGTAAGAGTGCAAATGACCTTAGTGTAAAATTTGTAGGTTCTAGTAAAGATGTAGTGTTTGATGCTGATAAGAAAAAGAATACATACATTACTCTTAAGACTGGTGCTGAGTTTAAGATTACAAACAATCTAAGCACAAACATTAACTTTGGTGCAAAAGCTAAAGCAAAAGAACAATACTACAATGGAACACTTGGAGTTTCTTATAAATTCTAA
- a CDS encoding autotransporter outer membrane beta-barrel domain-containing protein, with protein sequence MKIKEKVLNALIGDVGRQEGAANMTNKAKQEIEKVTNKINDVSDKETELKASNDLMAKFEDVVAKATSDESITATKSTDLKLAIESKDTDQIKTAQQELKNAANARATGVTKVANLEEKQGEVLGSFTDTVLANDTVKSIVTSYNAKELADTAKALNTSIEQSQRSQNKGTSTDIIMFNTGLATNTRLAKLSNPFNADLALAQAINELEGETFADAGDSLSSVIKEYTNRFNHDNNLWGNIFGGKGKIKDSANPSIWGVTLGYDKAFDNTIVGGFINYAKVQSKDSQVRSESDNYSFGVYSRSYFDQSEIDAKIGYGFGRNELSRHAMDSKIGTSTGKYDSKFFDVDVEYGYVFGLGNAMFIKPIAGLSYTHIKHDGFTEDGNVPAIFGNTTLKTLKAKLGSEFRVYTDNAGYFYITPGVERELSKSANDLSVKFVGSSKDVVFDADKKKNTYITLKTGAEFKITNNLSTNINFGAKAKAKEQYYNGTLGVSYKF encoded by the coding sequence ATGAAAATAAAGGAAAAAGTTCTAAATGCTCTTATTGGAGATGTTGGTAGACAAGAAGGCGCTGCCAATATGACAAACAAAGCAAAACAGGAGATAGAAAAAGTTACAAACAAGATAAATGACGTATCAGACAAAGAAACCGAGCTTAAAGCCTCAAACGATCTTATGGCTAAATTTGAAGATGTAGTAGCAAAAGCAACCAGTGATGAGAGTATTACAGCCACCAAGTCTACTGATCTAAAATTAGCCATAGAAAGCAAGGATACCGACCAAATAAAAACAGCCCAACAAGAACTAAAAAACGCAGCTAATGCTCGTGCAACAGGTGTAACAAAGGTTGCAAACCTAGAAGAGAAACAAGGTGAAGTATTAGGATCATTTACTGATACTGTCTTAGCAAATGATACTGTAAAATCTATAGTAACCTCATATAATGCAAAAGAACTTGCTGATACTGCAAAAGCACTAAACACATCAATAGAGCAAAGCCAACGATCACAGAACAAAGGTACATCTACTGATATCATAATGTTTAATACAGGACTTGCTACAAACACTCGCTTAGCAAAACTATCAAACCCATTTAATGCAGACCTAGCACTAGCACAAGCTATTAATGAGCTAGAAGGAGAAACATTTGCTGATGCTGGTGATAGTCTATCAAGTGTAATAAAAGAGTATACAAATAGATTTAACCATGATAATAACCTATGGGGTAATATCTTTGGTGGTAAAGGTAAAATAAAAGACTCTGCTAATCCAAGCATTTGGGGTGTAACACTAGGTTATGATAAAGCATTTGATAACACTATAGTTGGTGGATTTATCAACTATGCAAAAGTACAATCAAAAGATTCACAAGTAAGAAGTGAATCTGATAACTATAGCTTTGGTGTATATTCAAGAAGCTACTTTGATCAAAGCGAGATAGATGCTAAGATTGGATATGGATTTGGAAGAAATGAACTAAGCAGACATGCAATGGATTCTAAGATAGGTACTTCAACAGGAAAGTATGATAGTAAATTCTTTGATGTAGATGTTGAGTATGGTTATGTATTTGGTTTAGGTAATGCTATGTTTATTAAACCTATAGCAGGTCTATCATATACTCATATTAAACATGATGGCTTTACAGAAGATGGTAATGTTCCTGCTATATTTGGTAATACAACTCTAAAGACACTAAAAGCAAAACTTGGTAGTGAGTTTAGAGTATATACTGATAATGCAGGCTACTTTTATATAACTCCTGGTGTAGAAAGAGAACTTAGTAAGAGTGCAAATGACCTTAGTGTAAAATTTGTAGGTTCTAGTAAAGATGTAGTGTTTGATGCTGATAAGAAAAAGAATACATACATTACTCTTAAGACTGGTGCTGAGTTTAAGATTACAAACAATCTAAGCACAAACATTAACTTTGGTGCAAAAGCTAAAGCAAAAGAGCAATACTATAATGGAACACTTGGAGTTTCTTATAAATTCTAA
- a CDS encoding autotransporter domain-containing protein produces MKFSKIACVALLSASISTVALAQQAQPQQVRKTKLELLEEIKKDEVTRTAGYNTIVEAINELRTIGYDKLKTWSGDKSNTDTDINTKIYSALEKIQKATADIKNKDKKLKVTKESSTLTITQQGEIKILIKGDGNTAVNGGNDQELVLSLETFKADNKEKIKDIFAENNRDVWEAFIKDFTAQHNVEQKVRLKAIDRAALKVVQDTPADQVINPNDRYLLFIENKSLVENAAKASMKDGQAALIEARAAVDKAIKEVSEDKLTLLSKDNAGIIKQETTVNALIKTLEEAKKKNSNDEAAVKAKADALIAAIDAGVKLQTKANNGRALTKEDINGIKNGTANKDDFDNGGADNTTSDENKAKILDSLIGNNQNSGAQKAVKEANQVIEKVIDKIEKVTEAETVIKEANKVIAKYASESAKATSDEGIANAKSKALNTAIKDKKPSDQIAKAQQELKNAANARATGVTKVANLEEKQGEVLGSFTDTVLANDTVKSIVTSYNAKELADTAKALNTSIEQSQRSQNKGTSTDIIMFNTGLATNTRLAKLSNPFNADLALAQAINELEGETFADAGDSLSSVIKEYTNRFNHDNNLWGNIFGGKGKIKDSANPSIWGVTLGYDKAFDNTIVGGFINYAKVQSKDSQVRSESDNYSFGVYSRSYFDQSEIDAKIGYGFGRNELSRHAMDSKIGTSTGKYDSKFFDVDVEYGYVFGLGNAMFIKPIAGLSYTHIKHDGFTEDGNVPAIFGNTTLKTLKAKLGSEFRVYTDNAGYFYITPGVERELSKSANDLSVKFVGSSKDVVFDADKKKNTYITLKTGAEFKITNNLSTNINFGAKAKAKEQYYNGTLGVSYKF; encoded by the coding sequence ATGAAATTTTCAAAGATTGCATGTGTTGCACTTTTAAGTGCTAGTATATCTACGGTTGCGTTGGCTCAACAAGCCCAGCCTCAACAAGTTCGGAAAACCAAATTAGAACTTCTAGAAGAAATTAAAAAAGATGAAGTAACTAGAACAGCAGGCTATAATACAATTGTTGAAGCTATAAACGAATTGCGAACCATAGGTTATGATAAATTAAAAACTTGGAGTGGAGATAAAAGCAATACTGATACTGATATAAATACAAAAATTTACAGCGCATTAGAAAAAATACAAAAAGCAACAGCAGACATCAAAAATAAAGATAAAAAACTTAAAGTAACCAAAGAGAGCTCAACACTTACAATAACTCAACAAGGAGAAATAAAAATACTTATAAAGGGAGATGGTAATACGGCAGTTAACGGTGGCAACGATCAGGAATTAGTCCTAAGTCTTGAAACTTTTAAAGCCGATAATAAAGAAAAAATAAAAGATATTTTTGCTGAAAACAACAGAGATGTTTGGGAGGCATTTATAAAAGATTTTACAGCACAGCATAATGTAGAACAAAAAGTTAGACTTAAAGCTATAGATAGAGCAGCGTTAAAAGTTGTGCAAGATACTCCCGCCGATCAAGTTATCAATCCTAATGACAGATATTTATTATTTATTGAAAATAAAAGCCTTGTGGAAAATGCTGCTAAAGCAAGTATGAAAGACGGGCAAGCTGCTCTTATAGAAGCACGTGCCGCGGTAGACAAAGCCATAAAAGAAGTAAGTGAAGACAAGTTAACGTTACTAAGCAAAGACAATGCAGGGATAATCAAACAAGAAACTACTGTAAATGCGCTCATAAAAACATTAGAAGAAGCAAAGAAAAAAAATAGCAATGATGAAGCGGCTGTTAAAGCAAAAGCCGACGCATTAATAGCTGCCATAGATGCAGGTGTAAAGCTACAAACTAAAGCAAACAATGGTAGAGCACTAACCAAAGAGGACATTAATGGAATAAAGAATGGCACTGCAAATAAAGATGATTTTGATAATGGTGGCGCAGATAATACAACTAGTGATGAGAATAAGGCTAAAATCCTAGATTCCCTTATAGGCAATAATCAGAATTCTGGTGCTCAAAAAGCAGTAAAGGAAGCAAATCAGGTAATAGAAAAAGTAATAGATAAAATAGAGAAAGTCACAGAAGCAGAAACTGTAATTAAAGAAGCAAATAAAGTTATAGCTAAGTATGCAAGCGAATCCGCAAAAGCAACCAGCGACGAAGGCATCGCAAATGCTAAGTCAAAGGCTCTAAATACAGCTATAAAAGATAAAAAACCTAGTGACCAAATCGCAAAAGCCCAACAAGAACTAAAAAACGCAGCTAATGCTCGTGCAACAGGTGTAACAAAGGTTGCAAACCTAGAAGAGAAACAAGGTGAAGTATTAGGATCATTTACTGATACTGTCTTAGCAAATGATACTGTAAAATCTATAGTAACCTCATATAATGCAAAAGAACTTGCTGATACTGCAAAAGCACTAAACACATCAATAGAGCAAAGCCAACGATCACAGAACAAAGGTACATCTACTGATATCATAATGTTTAATACAGGACTTGCTACAAACACTCGCTTAGCAAAACTATCAAACCCATTTAATGCAGACCTAGCACTAGCACAAGCTATTAATGAGCTAGAAGGAGAAACATTTGCTGATGCTGGTGATAGTCTATCAAGTGTAATAAAAGAGTATACAAATAGATTTAACCATGATAATAACCTATGGGGTAATATCTTTGGTGGTAAAGGTAAAATAAAAGACTCTGCTAATCCAAGCATTTGGGGTGTAACACTAGGTTATGATAAAGCATTTGATAACACTATAGTTGGTGGATTTATCAACTATGCAAAAGTACAATCAAAAGATTCACAAGTAAGAAGTGAATCTGATAACTATAGCTTTGGTGTATATTCAAGAAGCTACTTTGATCAAAGCGAGATAGATGCTAAGATTGGATATGGATTTGGAAGAAATGAACTAAGCAGACATGCAATGGATTCTAAGATAGGTACTTCAACAGGAAAGTATGATAGTAAATTCTTTGATGTAGATGTTGAGTATGGTTATGTATTTGGTTTAGGTAATGCTATGTTTATTAAACCTATAGCAGGTCTATCATATACTCATATTAAACATGATGGCTTTACAGAAGATGGTAATGTTCCTGCTATATTTGGTAATACAACTCTAAAGACACTAAAAGCAAAACTTGGTAGTGAGTTTAGAGTATATACTGATAATGCAGGCTACTTTTATATAACTCCTGGTGTAGAAAGAGAACTTAGTAAGAGTGCAAATGACCTTAGTGTAAAATTTGTAGGTTCTAGTAAAGATGTAGTGTTTGATGCTGATAAGAAAAAGAATACATACATTACTCTTAAGACTGGTGCTGAGTTTAAGATTACAAACAATCTAAGCACAAACATTAACTTTGGTGCAAAAGCTAAAGCAAAAGAACAATACTACAATGGAACACTTGGAGTTTCTTATAAATTCTAA
- a CDS encoding DUF4041 domain-containing protein — protein MEGLITILVIVGVSAYCGYKKGLGKADMFNGVRKKYEEIFEENKKLNTKNQNLNQRNQELITSIDKFAREEKEILYVKDNLNQVKQKISKLSKIEKDISKNEIKLKELINKADLYSRIDELIGYGHFETPNYLYEMSQSFVEAIKINRNKQKKMITDKVAIEYAENNIITNFTSLNNQIFKNTSKLMIKTYNIECDFLIEKVTPSNFSKTLEKIWGLATEIEKISPTLEIVFNDKYIELKMQECELVYQYKLKKQEEKEEQILIRERMNEEKRANAEYQKAIDDAKKEEEIYEKLLNKVKLELEYATSEEKALKEKQIEELEAKLKEAEANSQRAISLAQQTKRGYIYIISNIGSFGENVYKIGMTRRLEPMDRIDELGDASVPFKFDVHAIIYCEDAPNVEYQLHKYFANSRVNAVNFRKEFFKVSLQEIKQALDEIIKDEYEFKTTILAEEYFESLRLRKNS, from the coding sequence ATGGAAGGTTTGATTACTATTTTAGTTATAGTGGGTGTATCTGCTTATTGTGGATATAAAAAAGGCTTAGGTAAAGCAGATATGTTTAATGGTGTTAGAAAAAAATATGAAGAAATATTCGAAGAAAATAAAAAATTAAATACAAAAAATCAAAATTTAAATCAACGAAATCAAGAGTTGATAACGAGTATAGATAAATTCGCACGAGAAGAAAAAGAAATTTTATATGTAAAAGATAATTTAAACCAAGTAAAGCAAAAAATTAGCAAATTATCAAAAATAGAAAAAGATATATCAAAAAATGAGATAAAACTAAAAGAGTTAATAAATAAAGCTGACTTGTATTCTCGTATAGATGAGTTGATAGGGTATGGACATTTTGAAACTCCAAATTATCTATACGAAATGTCCCAATCGTTTGTAGAAGCTATAAAAATAAATCGGAACAAACAAAAAAAGATGATAACAGATAAGGTGGCAATAGAATACGCAGAAAATAACATCATAACAAATTTTACATCTTTAAATAATCAGATATTTAAAAACACGTCAAAGTTGATGATAAAAACATATAATATCGAGTGTGATTTTTTAATAGAAAAGGTAACGCCGTCAAATTTTAGTAAAACTTTAGAAAAAATTTGGGGACTAGCAACTGAAATAGAAAAAATATCGCCAACTCTTGAAATTGTGTTTAATGATAAATATATTGAATTAAAAATGCAAGAGTGTGAATTGGTGTATCAATATAAATTAAAAAAACAAGAAGAAAAAGAAGAACAGATACTTATAAGAGAGCGTATGAATGAAGAAAAAAGAGCAAATGCAGAATATCAAAAAGCTATAGATGATGCGAAAAAAGAGGAAGAAATATACGAAAAATTACTAAATAAAGTGAAGTTGGAGCTAGAATATGCAACAAGCGAAGAAAAAGCGTTAAAAGAGAAACAGATAGAAGAGCTTGAAGCAAAGCTAAAAGAAGCAGAAGCAAATAGTCAAAGAGCAATTAGTTTGGCACAGCAAACAAAAAGGGGCTATATATACATTATAAGCAATATAGGTAGTTTTGGAGAAAATGTTTATAAAATAGGAATGACAAGAAGACTAGAGCCGATGGATAGAATAGATGAATTAGGAGATGCTAGTGTGCCATTCAAATTCGATGTTCACGCGATAATATATTGCGAAGATGCACCTAATGTAGAGTATCAATTGCATAAATATTTTGCAAATTCAAGAGTAAATGCTGTAAATTTTAGAAAAGAATTTTTTAAAGTTTCTTTGCAAGAAATCAAACAAGCATTGGATGAGATAATAAAAGATGAGTATGAGTTTAAAACAACGATATTAGCTGAAGAATATTTTGAAAGTTTAAGACTTAGAAAAAATAGCTAG